A genomic window from Candidatus Kouleothrix ribensis includes:
- a CDS encoding M20/M25/M40 family metallo-hydrolase, whose protein sequence is MLHGSYDSNAQAAARSFDAAAVVATAIAVQQIAAPTFGEQARGAYVAERMRALGLADVAIDQIGNVYGRRPGTASAPGLLIAAHLDTVFPAGTDLSVRRVGSRIYGPGLGDNSLGVAALLHLAEALQRHGPPHSRAIWFVANVGEEGLGDLRGMRAAVDRLQGQVGAALALEGNGPDRIIHAGLGVRRYRMSASAPGGHSWADFGAPSAIHALVRLAARLAQLDAPRQPRSSFNIGVIEGGSSVNTIAERAALLLDLRSAAPDGLSRLISQAEQALAAARAAEPGVSFAIETVGDRPAGSIPAEHPLVRAAVAAYRAEGFAAGLDIASTDANIPLSRGIPAVSVGVGDGENEHRLDEYIEPARIPAGMRALLRLVLAASAG, encoded by the coding sequence ATGTTGCACGGGTCATATGATTCGAACGCCCAGGCGGCCGCACGCAGCTTCGACGCTGCGGCAGTGGTCGCAACCGCGATTGCCGTCCAGCAGATCGCCGCACCAACCTTTGGCGAGCAGGCGCGCGGCGCGTATGTGGCCGAGCGGATGCGCGCGCTCGGGCTGGCCGATGTGGCGATCGACCAGATCGGCAATGTGTACGGGCGGCGGCCGGGCACGGCGAGCGCGCCGGGGCTACTGATCGCCGCACACCTCGACACGGTGTTCCCGGCCGGCACCGACCTGAGCGTGCGGCGCGTTGGCTCACGCATCTACGGGCCGGGGCTGGGCGACAACAGCCTGGGCGTGGCCGCGCTGCTGCACCTGGCCGAGGCACTCCAGCGGCATGGCCCGCCACACAGCCGGGCGATCTGGTTCGTGGCGAATGTTGGCGAGGAAGGGCTGGGCGACCTGCGCGGCATGCGCGCGGCGGTCGACCGGCTGCAGGGCCAGGTTGGCGCGGCGCTTGCGCTCGAGGGCAACGGGCCGGATCGGATCATCCACGCCGGGCTGGGCGTGCGGCGCTACCGGATGAGCGCAAGCGCGCCGGGCGGGCATTCGTGGGCCGACTTCGGGGCGCCGAGCGCGATCCACGCGCTGGTGCGGCTGGCCGCCCGGCTGGCGCAGCTCGACGCGCCGCGCCAGCCGCGCAGCAGCTTCAACATCGGCGTGATCGAGGGCGGCAGCTCGGTCAACACGATCGCCGAGCGCGCCGCGCTGCTGCTCGACCTGCGCTCGGCCGCGCCGGATGGGCTGAGCCGGCTGATCAGCCAGGCCGAGCAGGCGCTGGCGGCGGCACGCGCGGCCGAGCCGGGCGTCAGCTTCGCGATCGAGACGGTTGGCGACCGGCCGGCCGGCAGCATTCCGGCCGAGCACCCGCTGGTGCGCGCCGCCGTAGCAGCCTACCGCGCCGAGGGCTTTGCCGCTGGACTCGATATCGCCAGCACCGACGCAAACATCCCGCTCAGCCGCGGCATCCCGGCGGTGAGCGTCGGCGTAGGCGACGGCGAAAACGAGCATCGGCTCGACGAATACATCGAGCCGGCGCGCATCCCCGCCGGCATGCGCGCGCTACTGCGGCTGGTGCTGGCCGCCAGTGCCGGCTGA
- a CDS encoding Type 1 glutamine amidotransferase-like domain-containing protein, whose amino-acid sequence MGHILLAGGAEFGGQMAAADRRAIELAGGPTAPIAIIPAAAAPDHNHQRAGANGVRWFTSLGARAVAAVPLLDRASAEQTEVVAALQAAGLIYLLGGFTHYLGQALRGSTAWQAALSAYAGGAVLAGSSAGAMVLCAHYYNPQAGRAEPGLGLVPHACVLPHHNSFGRSWAPRVATLLPDHVLIGIDEHTGMIDDGPGGAWRVYGAGVVTLYYAGKPASYAAGELFRLAAPA is encoded by the coding sequence ATGGGCCATATTCTGCTGGCGGGCGGCGCCGAGTTTGGCGGCCAGATGGCTGCTGCCGATCGCCGCGCGATCGAGCTGGCCGGCGGCCCCACCGCGCCGATCGCGATCATCCCAGCCGCTGCCGCGCCCGACCATAACCACCAGCGCGCCGGCGCCAACGGCGTGCGCTGGTTCACCAGCCTGGGCGCCCGTGCCGTTGCGGCGGTGCCACTACTCGACCGCGCCTCGGCCGAGCAGACCGAGGTAGTGGCCGCGCTACAGGCGGCCGGGCTGATCTACCTGCTGGGCGGGTTCACGCACTACCTCGGCCAGGCGCTACGCGGCAGCACCGCGTGGCAGGCCGCGCTCAGCGCATACGCCGGCGGCGCAGTGCTGGCCGGCAGTAGCGCAGGCGCGATGGTGTTGTGTGCGCACTATTACAACCCGCAGGCCGGCCGGGCCGAACCGGGGCTAGGGCTGGTGCCGCACGCCTGTGTGCTGCCGCACCACAACAGCTTCGGCCGCAGCTGGGCGCCGCGCGTGGCTACGCTGCTGCCCGATCACGTGCTGATCGGCATCGACGAGCACACCGGCATGATCGACGACGGGCCAGGCGGCGCGTGGCGGGTGTATGGCGCCGGCGTAGTCACGCTCTACTACGCCGGCAAGCCGGCGAGCTATGCTGCCGGCGAGCTGTTCAGGCTCGCCGCGCCGGCCTAG